From the genome of Triticum aestivum cultivar Chinese Spring chromosome 3B, IWGSC CS RefSeq v2.1, whole genome shotgun sequence, one region includes:
- the LOC123072363 gene encoding protein SRG1, with protein MERIGDKVISRAEITDAASATFADSTVIPDRYARPDEVRDGVVVGSDESYELPVVDMARLLHPELSEAEIAKLGSACRDWGFFQLTNHGVDETVVQDMKDNTLQFFGLPLEKKKAVAIQANGFEGFGHHYNRASSEKLDWAESLILVTQQHEQRNIQFWPANPSTFRDALDKYSVEMSNLTSRLTVFMASDLGVEQEALMGTFQGKTQSVAFHYYPPCRHPDKVIGITPHHDGLGLTLLLHVDDTPGLQVRKNGRWYPLNPLPGAFVINVGDILQILTNGTYKSAEHRVLPDVEKGRATVVMFQNACVAGMVKPLPELGEATYKAIDHVEYVKGNFSALAEGTRFVDSLKIM; from the exons ATGGAGCGTATCGGCGACAAGGTGATCAGCAGGGCCGAGATCACGGACGCCGCGTCGGCCACGTTCGCGGACTCCACTGTGATCCCCGACAGGTATGCCCGGCCAGATGAGGTCAGGGACGGGGTCGTCGTCGGCAGCGACGAGAGCTATGAGCTACCGGTTGTAGACATGGCGAGGCTGCTTCACCCGGAGTTGTCGGAAGCCGAGATTGCCAAGCTTGGCTCTGCGTGTCGAGACTGGGGCTTCTTCCAG TTAACAAACCACGGAGTTGATGAAACAGTTGTACAAGATATGAAAGATAACACTCTGCAGTTCTTTGGCTTGCCGCTGGAGAAGAAGAAGGCAGTGGCCATCCAAGCCAATGGCTTCGAAGGGTTTGGACACCACTACAACAGAGCGTCGTCTGAAAAGTTGGACTGGGCAGAGAGCCTAATCCTCGTGACGCAGCAACACGAGCAAAGGAACATTCAGTTTTGGCCTGCCAATCCGTCGACATTTAG GGATGCACTTGACAAGTACTCAGTGGAGATGTCAAATCTCACAAGCCGCCTTACGGTGTTCATGGCGAGTGACCTCGGCGTTGAGCAGGAGGCCCTCATGGGAACCTTCCAGGGCAAGACGCAGAGTGTTGCCTTCCACTACTACCCTCCGTGCCGCCACCCGGACAAGGTGATCGGTATCACGCCGCACCATGACGGCCTCGGCCTGACGCTGCTGCTGCACGTGGATGACACCCCCGGCCTGCAGGTGAGGAAAAACGGCAGGTGGTACCCGCTGAACCCGCTGCCAGGCGCCTTCGTCATCAACGTCGGCGACATTCTCCAGATCCTCACCAATGGCACGTACAAGAGCGCCGAGCACAGGGTGCTGCCGGACGTCGAGAAAGGGCGGGCCACTGTGGTGATGTTTCAGAATGCTTGTGTTGCCGGAATGGTGAAGCCGCTCCCGGAGCTAGGCGAGGCGACGTACAAGGCCATCGACCATGTTGAGTATGTCAAGGGGAACTTCAGCGCGCTGGCTGAAGGGACAAGGTTCGTGGATAGTCTCAAGATCATGTAA